The following are encoded together in the Diachasmimorpha longicaudata isolate KC_UGA_2023 chromosome 3, iyDiaLong2, whole genome shotgun sequence genome:
- the LOC135160320 gene encoding uncharacterized protein LOC135160320 isoform X1, which yields MNLKKLKGHNKLFQYLQQVLIVEGHSTEIYCHFYYFGTTLATALTVASIGVGFVAVSWAYRDHRRERAEMSSARNVVWCLLLAERDRAFLKQMRANREEERELMKDYPGWVVGTYFGEPIFEGGDPTELIEPTFHEYAAHTSQYNTYERVLRATLS from the exons ATGAATCTGAAAAAGTTGAAGGGGCATAACAAACTATTCCAGTATTTGCAGCAGGTACTAATTGTCGAGGGGCATTCCACAGAAATATATTGTCATTTCTACTATTTTGGGA CAACATTAGCCACTGCCCTGACGGTTGCATCTATCGGTGTCGGCTTTGTCGCAGTCTCCTGGGCATACAGGGATCATAGAAGGGAGAGGGCCGAGATGAGCAGTGCCAGGAACGTTGTCTGGTGTTTGCTGCtagccgagagggacagagc ATTTTTGAAGCAGATGAGAGCAAATCGTGAAGAAGAACGCGAGCTGATGAAAGACTATCCAGGATGGGTGGTGGGTACCTACTTCGGAGAGCCAATCTTCGAAGGTGGAGACCCAACAGAGCTCATCGAACCCACCTTCCACGAGTACGCAGCTCATACATCGCAGTATAACACCTACGAGAGAGTTTTACGTGCCACACTGTCGTAA